In a single window of the Xiphophorus couchianus chromosome 10, X_couchianus-1.0, whole genome shotgun sequence genome:
- the LOC114151696 gene encoding protein phosphatase 1 regulatory subunit 1B-like, translating into MDPLLPTDPEMMEREADKDARRKIQFSVPSSIPLQLDPRQLEMIRRRRPTPATLFKLTDPPSPEEDSSSHQWVLGENGSTKAKLVHMATYQPPSLKAVQMLAEAHLKSLDREAPSSGEEEEQHDDEEKQQAASTTNLRGESEPSADLCELLGSSAARAETTELEEGKGE; encoded by the exons ATGGACCCGCTGCTGCCTACAGACCCGGAGATGATGGAGAGAGAGGCGGACAAGGATGCGCGGAGGAAGATCCAGTTTTCTGTCCCGTCCTCCATACCTCTGCAGCTGGATCCGCGACAGCTGGAGATG ATTCGACGCCGGAGGCCAACACCTGCCACTCTCTTCAAACTGACAGACCCGCCATCACCAGAGGAGGACAGCAGCTCGCATCAG TGGGTTCTGGGTGAAAATGGATCCACGAAAGCCAAACTGGTTCACATGGCAACCTACCAGCCACCCTCACTTAAAG CTGTCCAGATGTTGGCTGAGGCACACCTGAAGTCTCTGGACAGAGAAGCACCCtcttctggagaggaagaggagcaacaCGATGATGAGGAAAAGCAGCAGGCAGCATCGACTACAA ATTTAAGAGGAGAAAGCGAACCTTCAGCGGATCTTTGTGAGCTGCTGGGAAGTTCAGCCGCAAGAGCCGAGACCACAGAACTGGAGGAAGGAAAAGGGGAATGA
- the pnmt gene encoding phenylethanolamine N-methyltransferase, with the protein MMEEKGKENGIAAMAACYQKFDPAAYLQYNYTPPRADFARKDSIVPWKLACLHRAFTEGDVSGELLVDIGSGPTFYQVMSGCEVFNKLILTDFLEINRRELRRWLQDEGGCSLDWTPYLEHVCKLEGQRSSAWPEKATRLRQVVLDILPVDVHSSQPVAPDSLPSTGADCLVSCFCLESVSPDLPAFTRALGHIGKLLRPGGHLMLIGALGESYYFGGPGVRIPVVPLNEAQVCESLKETGYTLIRLEVYTLPQDMRVGVDDVTGVFFAKAKKD; encoded by the exons ATGATGGAGGAAAAGGGAAAAGAGAACGGCATAGCAGCTATGGCAGCCTGCTACCAGAAATTTGATCCTGCAGCATATTTGCAGTACAACTACACTCCACCACGCGCTGATTTTGCAAGAAAAGACAGCATCGTGCCTTGGAAACTGGCCTGTTTACACAGAGCTTTCACTGAAG GGGACGTGAGCGGTGAGCTCCTGGTGGACATCGGATCAGGTCCCACTTTTTATCAGGTGATGAGTGGCTGTGAAGTTTTCAACAAACTGATCCTGACAGATTTCTTGGAGATCAACCGACGGGAGCTGCGGCGCTGGCTTCAGGATGAGGGAGGATGCAGCCTGGACTGGACTCCCTACTTGGAGCATGTCTGCAAGCTGGAGGGCCAACG GTCCTCAGCTTGGCCTGAGAAAGCTACCCGGCTGCGTCAAGTCGTGTTGGACATCCTTCCGGTTGACGTGCACTCTTCCCAGCCTGTGGCTCCGGACTCGCTTCCGTCAACCGGGGCCGACTGCCTGGTGTCCTGCTTCTGCCTGGAGAGCGTCAGCCCCGACCTCCCCGCCTTCACCAGGGCGCTGGGTCACATCGGGAAGCTGCTCCGTCCCGGGGGCCACCTTATGCTGATCGGAGCCCTGGGAGAGAGTTATTATTTCGGTGGTCCAGGGGTGAGGATCCCTGTGGTCCCCCTGAATGAAGCCCAGGTCTGTGAGAGTTTGAAGGAAACCGGTTATACCCTGATCAGGCTTGAAGTCTACACTCTGCCTCAGGATATGCGGGTCGGAGTCGATGATGTGACTGGGGTGTTTTTCGCCAAGGCGAAGAAGGATTGA